A stretch of Eriocheir sinensis breed Jianghai 21 chromosome 68, ASM2467909v1, whole genome shotgun sequence DNA encodes these proteins:
- the LOC126988255 gene encoding forkhead box protein B2-like: protein MAGYPQYPQGSYAPPLPPAPSAPQYYPPYPQQPYTPPPPPPTQVVVQEQRPPTVVVQAQQPPPPTVVVQERVVVRGRPAGAGLGVGMGLAMGLAAGNHHPHHHHHHHRRHHHHHHRHGWC from the exons gGTACCCTCAATATCCACAGGGGTCGTACGCCCCCCCACTGCCCCCCGCCCCCTCAGCTCCCCAATACTACCCCCCATACCCCCAGCAGCCCtacaccccccctccacccccg CCGACGCAAGTGGTGGTCCAGGAGCAGCGCCCCCCgacggtggtggtgcaggcccaGCAGCCGCCCCCGCCTACTGTGGTGGTGCAGGAGCGGGTGGTGGTGCGCGGG AGACCGGCCGGGGCAGGCCTGGGCGTGGGCATGGGCTTGGCGATGGGGCTGGCAGCAGgcaaccaccacccacaccaccaccatcaccaccaccgccgccaccaccaccaccaccaccgccacggtTGGTGTTAG